In the genome of Salinispirillum sp. LH 10-3-1, one region contains:
- a CDS encoding aspartate/glutamate racemase family protein has translation MKTIGLIGGMSWESTQTYYRLINQKVRDELGGLHSAKIVLYSVDFAEIEALQHKGDWAATAEILASVGRSVESAGADFLVLCTNTMHKVAPDIERAVSIPLLHIADATANVLKEDGITCVGLLGTKFTMEQAFYLGRLQDHGIQVVVPDEPQRECIHSVIYNELCRGVVTPDSKAVYLDVVASLAERGAQGVILGCTEIGLLIQSSDTDIKLYDTTEIHAEQAVQLALGGI, from the coding sequence TTGAAAACGATAGGCCTGATAGGCGGAATGAGTTGGGAGTCTACGCAGACGTATTATCGACTCATCAACCAGAAAGTAAGAGACGAACTTGGTGGGCTCCATTCGGCAAAGATCGTTCTCTACAGTGTTGATTTTGCGGAAATTGAGGCGTTACAGCATAAAGGTGATTGGGCAGCAACGGCGGAAATATTGGCGTCTGTGGGTCGGTCGGTTGAGTCTGCCGGTGCCGATTTTTTGGTGCTTTGTACGAACACCATGCACAAGGTCGCCCCCGACATTGAGCGCGCAGTCAGCATTCCCTTGCTTCACATTGCAGATGCCACCGCCAATGTGCTCAAAGAGGATGGTATAACCTGTGTTGGGTTGCTGGGGACGAAGTTCACGATGGAGCAGGCGTTTTATCTTGGTCGTCTGCAGGATCATGGTATTCAGGTTGTGGTGCCCGATGAGCCGCAAAGAGAGTGTATCCATTCGGTGATATACAATGAGTTGTGCCGGGGTGTGGTTACGCCTGATTCAAAAGCCGTGTATTTGGATGTTGTTGCATCATTGGCTGAACGCGGCGCGCAAGGGGTAATCTTAGGGTGCACGGAGATAGGTCTTTTGATCCAAAGTTCAGATACAGACATCAAACTTTATGATACGACAGAAATACACGCCGAGCAGGCGGTTCAGCTTGCCTTGGGTGGGATTTAA